A section of the Mycobacterium sp. 3519A genome encodes:
- a CDS encoding lysophospholipid acyltransferase family protein, whose amino-acid sequence MASTGAEPSQLTKWDPELTQRVMGLTRPFLKRYFRSEVRGLENMPAGGALLVSNHSGGMLPMDVPILSAHYYEKHGYDRPLYTLSHDMLSVGPTGEFFKKIGYISANHENADEALRSGGLVVVFPGGDYDVYRPTFSENKIDFGGRTGYVKAALNAGVPIVPTVGIGGQETQIFLSRGTWLAKRLGPIARLARTKIVPISFGFPFGLSLVIPPNIPLPSKIVMQVLPPIDIVAEFGEDPDIDEVDAHVRHVMQRALDELAAQRTLPVLG is encoded by the coding sequence ATGGCCTCGACAGGCGCCGAACCATCGCAGCTCACGAAGTGGGATCCCGAACTCACCCAGCGGGTCATGGGCCTCACCCGGCCGTTCCTCAAACGCTACTTCCGCTCGGAAGTGCGCGGCCTGGAGAACATGCCCGCAGGCGGTGCGCTGCTGGTCAGCAACCACTCCGGCGGGATGCTGCCGATGGACGTGCCGATCCTGTCGGCCCACTACTACGAGAAGCACGGCTACGACCGACCGCTGTACACGCTCAGCCACGACATGCTGTCGGTAGGGCCGACGGGAGAGTTCTTCAAGAAGATCGGCTACATCAGCGCCAACCACGAGAACGCCGACGAGGCGTTGCGCTCCGGCGGCCTGGTGGTGGTGTTCCCCGGCGGCGACTACGACGTGTATCGCCCGACGTTCTCGGAGAACAAGATCGACTTCGGCGGCCGCACCGGCTACGTGAAGGCCGCATTGAACGCGGGCGTGCCGATCGTGCCGACGGTCGGCATCGGCGGGCAGGAAACACAGATCTTCCTTTCCCGCGGCACCTGGTTGGCCAAGCGACTTGGCCCGATCGCGCGGTTGGCCCGCACCAAGATCGTGCCGATTTCGTTCGGCTTCCCGTTCGGCCTGAGCCTGGTGATCCCGCCGAACATTCCGCTGCCCTCGAAGATCGTCATGCAGGTACTGCCGCCGATCGACATCGTCGCCGAGTTCGGCGAGGACCCCGACATCGACGAGGTCGACGCGCACGTCCGGCACGTCATGCAGCGGGCGCTGGACGAACTGGCCGCGCAGCGCACGCTTCCCGTGTTGGGCTGA
- the fadD12 gene encoding acyl-CoA ligase FadD12 has translation MAITDRLTETLGVVATMSRARLLAPMRPDKYLRIAQAMQRENMAVTSGFAVAAQRCPDRPGLVDELGTLTWRQIDQRADALAAALQALPGGQPNVLGLMARNHRGFVESLIAANRIGADVLLLNTSFAGPALAEVVQREGVNAVIYDEEFTDTVDRALADNPGATRIVAWTDAPSDGLTVEKLITEHEGREPRRTDTKSKVILLTSGTTGTPKGAKHSGGTDGGPGILKAILDRTPWRAEETVVVVAPMFHAWGFSQLIFAASMACTVVTRRKFDPEATLELVDRHRATGLCVVPVMFDRIMELPDEVRNKYSGRSLRFAAASGSRMRPDVVISFMDQFGDVIYNNYNATEAGMIATATPQDLRAAPDTAGKPAGGTEIRILDGDFNEVPRGGTGSIYVRNSTQFDGYTSGKTKDFHDGFMSSGDVGYLDEAGRLFVVGRDDEMIVSGGENVYPIEVEKTLTAHPDVADASVIGVDDEQFGQRLAAFVVLTEGAAATPDVLKQHVRDNLANYKVPREITILDELPRNSTGKIVRRELQERAARA, from the coding sequence ATGGCGATCACCGACCGGCTCACCGAAACGCTCGGCGTCGTCGCGACCATGAGTCGCGCCCGCCTGCTCGCGCCGATGCGCCCCGACAAGTACCTGCGGATCGCGCAGGCGATGCAACGCGAAAACATGGCGGTCACTTCGGGATTCGCCGTCGCTGCGCAACGCTGCCCGGACCGGCCCGGCCTGGTCGACGAACTCGGCACGCTGACCTGGCGGCAGATCGACCAGCGCGCGGACGCGTTGGCCGCGGCACTGCAGGCGCTGCCGGGCGGGCAACCGAACGTGCTGGGCCTGATGGCGCGCAACCACCGCGGTTTCGTCGAGTCGCTGATCGCCGCCAACCGGATCGGCGCCGACGTGCTGCTGCTCAACACGTCGTTCGCCGGGCCCGCACTGGCCGAGGTCGTGCAGCGCGAAGGGGTGAACGCGGTCATCTACGACGAGGAGTTCACCGACACCGTCGACCGCGCGCTCGCCGACAACCCGGGCGCGACGCGGATCGTCGCCTGGACCGACGCGCCATCCGACGGCCTGACGGTCGAGAAGCTGATCACCGAACACGAAGGTCGCGAACCGCGACGCACCGATACGAAAAGCAAAGTCATCCTGCTGACGTCGGGCACCACCGGAACTCCCAAGGGCGCCAAGCACTCCGGCGGTACCGATGGCGGACCGGGCATCCTCAAGGCGATCCTGGACCGCACCCCGTGGCGCGCCGAGGAGACCGTCGTGGTCGTCGCGCCGATGTTTCATGCCTGGGGCTTCTCGCAGTTGATCTTCGCCGCGTCGATGGCGTGCACCGTCGTCACCCGCCGCAAGTTCGATCCCGAGGCCACTCTCGAACTCGTCGACCGGCATCGCGCCACCGGCTTGTGCGTGGTGCCGGTGATGTTCGACCGCATCATGGAACTGCCCGACGAAGTGCGCAACAAATACAGCGGGCGGTCACTGCGGTTCGCTGCCGCATCCGGTTCGCGGATGCGGCCCGACGTCGTGATCAGCTTCATGGATCAGTTCGGCGACGTCATCTACAACAACTACAACGCCACCGAGGCGGGCATGATCGCCACCGCGACCCCACAAGATCTGCGCGCCGCGCCCGACACCGCGGGCAAGCCGGCAGGCGGCACCGAAATCCGGATCCTCGACGGTGATTTCAACGAAGTGCCCCGAGGCGGGACGGGCAGCATCTACGTCCGCAACTCCACCCAGTTCGACGGCTACACCTCGGGCAAGACCAAGGATTTCCACGACGGCTTCATGTCGTCGGGGGATGTCGGTTATCTCGACGAGGCCGGACGGCTGTTCGTCGTGGGCCGCGACGACGAGATGATCGTCTCCGGCGGCGAGAACGTCTACCCGATCGAGGTCGAGAAGACGCTGACCGCCCACCCCGACGTGGCGGACGCGTCCGTGATCGGGGTCGACGACGAGCAGTTCGGTCAGCGGTTGGCCGCGTTCGTGGTTTTGACCGAGGGCGCGGCGGCTACCCCGGACGTACTCAAGCAGCATGTCCGCGACAACTTGGCGAATTACAAGGTGCCCAGGGAAATCACGATTCTCGACGAACTACCGCGCAACAGCACGGGCAAGATCGTGCGCCGCGAACTGCAGGAGCGCGCGGCCCGTGCGTAG
- a CDS encoding alpha/beta hydrolase — MRRHFPLLRACAELLNAANGVRPIGREGYITLPVFAFGWPTTEMSAVYLAASMLDAARRGLRGDFRGTRGRIALLLTVIAWALLWVIQRRNVASRPYFEEPLRQTLGDDYERIAAQSQPARARRMIGVWPSELVRRRYVGKANTVRYGPHRRANCADIWRRADLPRDGKAPVLLQVPGGAWAIGMRRPQAYPLLSHLAERGWVCVSIDYRVSPRHTWPDHIVDVKRALAWVKENIADYGGDPDFVAITGGSAGGHLCALAALTPDDPQYQPGFEDADTSVAAAVPIYGRYDWVTARGSGRREFIAFLQKFVVKKRIAEHKQIYVDASPIMRLRPDAPPFFILHGADDSIIPVAEGREFAAAMKDTSTNVVAYAEIPHAQHAFDFYYGSPRGHYTAQAVETFLSWVHATRVDATAP, encoded by the coding sequence GTGCGTAGACACTTCCCGCTGCTGCGTGCCTGCGCAGAACTGCTGAACGCGGCCAACGGCGTGCGGCCGATCGGCCGCGAGGGCTACATCACGCTGCCGGTGTTCGCGTTCGGCTGGCCGACGACCGAGATGTCGGCGGTGTATCTCGCCGCGTCGATGCTCGACGCGGCACGGCGCGGGCTGCGTGGCGACTTCCGCGGCACGAGGGGCCGAATCGCCTTGCTGCTCACCGTGATCGCGTGGGCGCTGCTCTGGGTGATCCAGCGCCGCAACGTGGCGTCCAGACCGTACTTCGAGGAGCCGCTGCGCCAGACGTTGGGCGACGACTACGAGCGGATCGCGGCGCAATCGCAACCGGCAAGGGCGCGTCGGATGATCGGGGTATGGCCCAGCGAACTGGTCCGTCGCCGCTACGTCGGAAAGGCCAATACGGTGCGCTACGGCCCGCATCGCAGGGCCAACTGCGCAGATATCTGGCGGCGGGCCGACCTGCCCCGCGACGGCAAAGCGCCGGTGCTGCTGCAGGTGCCGGGCGGCGCGTGGGCCATCGGCATGCGGCGGCCGCAGGCCTATCCGCTGTTGAGCCATCTCGCCGAGCGCGGCTGGGTCTGCGTGTCGATCGACTACCGGGTCAGCCCGCGCCACACCTGGCCCGACCACATCGTCGACGTGAAGCGGGCGCTGGCGTGGGTCAAGGAGAACATCGCCGACTACGGCGGCGACCCGGACTTCGTCGCGATCACCGGCGGTTCGGCGGGCGGACACCTGTGCGCGCTGGCCGCGTTGACGCCTGACGATCCGCAGTATCAGCCGGGTTTCGAAGACGCCGATACCTCGGTGGCCGCGGCCGTGCCGATCTACGGCCGCTACGACTGGGTGACGGCCAGGGGCTCCGGCCGTCGCGAGTTCATCGCGTTTCTGCAGAAGTTCGTGGTGAAGAAGCGCATCGCCGAGCACAAGCAGATCTATGTCGACGCGTCGCCGATCATGCGGTTACGGCCCGACGCCCCACCGTTTTTCATCCTGCACGGCGCCGACGACTCGATCATCCCTGTCGCGGAGGGGCGTGAGTTCGCGGCCGCGATGAAAGACACCTCGACGAATGTCGTCGCCTACGCCGAGATCCCGCACGCCCAGCACGCGTTCGACTTCTACTACGGCTCACCGCGCGGGCACTACACCGCCCAGGCGGTGGAGACGTTCCTGTCCTGGGTGCACGCCACCCGCGTAGACGCTACTGCGCCATAG
- a CDS encoding wax ester/triacylglycerol synthase family O-acyltransferase — MKRLSGWDAVLLYSETPTVHMHTLKLAVIELDDLGGRNFGVDEFRKVIHGRLHKLDPFRYQLVEVPAKLHHPMWRENCEVDLGYHIRPYRVKAPGGRRQLDEAVSEIASSPLDRTKPLWEMYFIEGLANGRIAVLGKIHHALADGVASANLLARGMDLQQGPQNDRDSYATDPAPTRGELLRSAFADHMRHIGRFPGVVRYTAQGIQRVRKSSRKLSPDLTRPFTPPPSFMNHRVDAQRKFATATLALADIKQTAKHLGVTINDMVLAISAGALRELSLAYDGAADHPLLASVPVSFDFSPERISGNYFTGVMMVVPIHLDDPLERVRAVHDGAVDAKEAHHLLGPELVSRWAAYFPPAPAERLFHWLADKDGQNKVLNIPISNVPGPREPGRVGGALVTEIYSVGPLTTGSGLNITVWSYVDQLNISVLSDGATLADPHELTDAMVQSFIEIRRAAGLSEELTVVEKAMAQ; from the coding sequence GTGAAAAGGCTTAGCGGGTGGGACGCTGTGTTGTTGTACAGCGAGACGCCCACCGTGCACATGCACACCCTCAAGTTGGCGGTGATCGAACTCGACGACCTCGGCGGCCGCAACTTCGGCGTCGACGAGTTCCGCAAGGTAATCCACGGTCGGCTGCACAAGCTCGATCCGTTCCGCTATCAACTCGTCGAGGTGCCTGCCAAGTTGCACCACCCGATGTGGCGCGAGAACTGCGAAGTGGACCTCGGGTACCACATCCGGCCCTACCGGGTGAAGGCCCCGGGCGGCCGTCGTCAACTCGACGAGGCGGTCTCCGAGATCGCGAGCAGCCCGCTGGACCGCACCAAACCGCTGTGGGAGATGTACTTCATCGAAGGCCTGGCCAACGGCAGGATCGCGGTGCTCGGCAAGATCCATCACGCCCTCGCCGACGGGGTGGCCTCGGCCAATCTGCTGGCCCGCGGCATGGATCTGCAACAGGGCCCGCAGAACGACCGCGATTCGTATGCCACCGATCCTGCGCCGACCAGAGGCGAGTTGTTGCGTTCGGCGTTCGCCGACCACATGCGCCACATCGGCCGCTTCCCCGGCGTGGTGCGCTACACCGCGCAGGGCATCCAGCGGGTCAGGAAGAGTTCACGCAAATTGTCGCCCGATCTGACGCGACCGTTCACCCCGCCGCCGTCGTTCATGAACCACCGCGTCGACGCGCAGCGCAAGTTCGCCACCGCCACATTGGCGCTCGCCGACATCAAGCAGACCGCCAAGCACCTCGGCGTGACCATCAACGACATGGTGCTCGCCATCTCGGCGGGAGCGCTGCGCGAACTGTCGCTGGCCTACGACGGAGCTGCCGACCATCCGCTGTTGGCTTCTGTCCCAGTCAGTTTCGACTTCTCGCCGGAACGGATCTCGGGCAACTACTTCACCGGCGTGATGATGGTGGTGCCCATCCACCTCGACGATCCGCTGGAGCGGGTGCGCGCCGTGCATGACGGGGCGGTCGACGCCAAGGAGGCGCATCACCTGCTCGGCCCCGAACTGGTGAGCAGGTGGGCGGCGTACTTTCCGCCTGCGCCCGCCGAGCGGTTGTTCCATTGGCTGGCCGACAAGGACGGCCAGAACAAGGTGCTCAACATCCCGATCTCGAATGTGCCTGGGCCGCGTGAACCGGGCCGGGTCGGCGGAGCGCTGGTGACGGAGATCTACTCCGTCGGGCCGCTCACCACCGGCAGCGGGCTGAACATCACCGTGTGGAGTTACGTCGACCAACTCAACATCTCGGTGCTCTCCGACGGCGCCACGCTGGCCGACCCGCACGAGTTGACCGATGCGATGGTCCAGTCATTCATCGAAATCCGGCGTGCCGCAGGGCTTTCCGAAGAGCTGACGGTCGTCGAGAAGGCTATGGCGCAGTAG
- a CDS encoding alpha/beta hydrolase: MTARPDTRYPGPTLWTRARWLLNAGPSDYMLAMSVASASLPVIGKHLEPLGAVAAMGVWGYRHVPDFLGATARSWFEPGNAELRQQERDATNTVTEAALRGVVAAKDLAIDWPAPESVPPLWKFRQHRRSVHRTSVRYGNLEPQLLDVWRRKDLPAEPAPVLLFVPGGAWVHGSRMLQGYALMSHLAEMGWVCLSIDYRVAPHHRWPAHITDVKTAIAWARANVDKFGGDRNFVAIAGCSAGGHLSALAGLTANDPEMQGDLPEGSDTSVDAVVGIYGRYDWEDRSTAERARFVDFLERVVVKRKIAKHPDVFRKASPIARVHQDAPPFLVIHGTGDSVIPVEQARSFVETLREASHSVVSYVELPGAGHAFDMIDGARTGSMATAIGLFLNQIHRNRSLTRAKQVI; this comes from the coding sequence ATGACGGCACGACCGGACACCCGGTATCCAGGCCCGACGTTGTGGACACGTGCCCGATGGTTGCTGAACGCAGGTCCGTCCGACTACATGCTCGCCATGAGCGTCGCATCTGCTTCCCTGCCCGTGATCGGGAAACACCTTGAGCCCCTTGGTGCCGTGGCTGCGATGGGCGTCTGGGGTTATCGGCACGTGCCCGATTTCCTCGGCGCGACCGCACGTTCCTGGTTCGAGCCCGGCAACGCAGAACTGCGCCAGCAGGAACGCGACGCCACCAACACCGTCACGGAGGCCGCACTGCGCGGCGTCGTCGCCGCCAAGGACCTCGCGATCGACTGGCCGGCGCCCGAAAGCGTCCCGCCGCTGTGGAAGTTCCGGCAGCACCGCAGAAGCGTGCACCGCACATCGGTGCGCTACGGCAACCTTGAACCGCAACTGCTCGACGTGTGGCGCAGGAAGGATCTGCCCGCTGAACCGGCGCCCGTGCTGCTGTTCGTGCCGGGCGGGGCATGGGTACACGGCAGCAGGATGCTGCAGGGCTACGCGTTGATGTCGCACCTGGCGGAGATGGGCTGGGTCTGCCTGTCGATCGACTACCGGGTGGCGCCGCACCATCGTTGGCCTGCGCACATCACCGACGTCAAGACGGCGATCGCGTGGGCGCGCGCGAACGTCGACAAGTTCGGCGGCGACCGCAATTTCGTTGCGATAGCGGGATGTTCGGCCGGTGGACACCTGTCGGCGCTGGCCGGTCTGACCGCGAACGATCCCGAGATGCAGGGCGACCTGCCGGAAGGCTCGGACACCTCCGTCGACGCGGTCGTCGGGATTTACGGCCGCTACGACTGGGAAGATCGGTCGACGGCGGAACGGGCACGCTTCGTCGACTTCCTGGAACGCGTCGTGGTCAAACGCAAGATCGCCAAGCATCCCGACGTGTTCCGCAAGGCGTCGCCGATAGCGCGGGTGCACCAGGATGCGCCGCCGTTCTTGGTCATCCACGGCACCGGCGACAGCGTCATCCCCGTCGAGCAGGCGCGCAGTTTCGTCGAGACGCTACGGGAGGCGTCGCACTCGGTGGTCAGCTATGTCGAACTGCCCGGCGCCGGGCACGCATTCGACATGATCGACGGGGCCAGGACCGGATCCATGGCGACTGCAATCGGCCTGTTTCTCAACCAGATTCACCGCAACCGATCGCTCACGCGGGCCAAGCAGGTGATCTAA
- a CDS encoding acyl-CoA dehydrogenase yields MSKSALAITEEHTDLADAALGQLNRLNSRAAARAALDNGSAHPSEIWSAGADLGWNGLAVAEEYGGSGFGLAELAVVLEAQGRELSPGPFLPSVAAAVVIDRCASESVRAQVLPGLADGTSVGALALSGNVTIGSDLVLTGESPAVLAAPDADVLVIAAGADVAIVDAKADGVTVTALESLDPTRSVGSVALRGVAVAQDRVIRGAARKARTVFRILASAEAVGVSWAALDMAVEYAKVREQFGRTIGTFQAVKHHAANMLVNAEETTAATWDAARADDLDSAWFPAAVAAAHAIRTQIFNAQYNIQLHGGIAYTWEHDAHLYLRRARTLAALMEEAGDPLLDVVEGQRSGQAHGASFTLPPEADTYRSQARDAVGRLQSLPEDKRRDFLVDSGYLVPHWPKPWGRAADVLEQLVIEEEFADIDRPDMGITGWVALTIAQAGTDDQRERWVEPVLRGKVMWCQLFSEPGAGSDAAAVRTAAKKVDGGWRVTGQKVWTSLAQYCQWGLATVRTDPDAPKHAGVTMMAIDMKAPGVTVNPLRGITGDSHFNEVFFDDVFVPDDDVVGDVNKGWLVARATLGNERVSIGGGSGGASGFTAEDLIKLLDASPAAANYVRRAGECIAETHTLRLLNLRRASRAIAGAEPGPEGNVTKLLVAEAGQRITELGMELSGSAAVTGQAPKLLRSYLGNRAMTIAGGTSEITRNTIAERILGLPRDPLLK; encoded by the coding sequence GTGAGTAAGTCAGCTCTCGCCATCACCGAGGAACACACCGACCTGGCCGACGCCGCTCTCGGGCAGCTCAACCGGTTGAACAGCCGCGCCGCCGCACGCGCCGCGCTGGACAACGGATCGGCGCATCCGTCGGAGATCTGGTCGGCGGGCGCCGACCTCGGCTGGAACGGCCTCGCCGTGGCCGAGGAGTACGGCGGGTCGGGTTTCGGGCTCGCCGAGTTGGCGGTCGTGCTGGAGGCGCAGGGTCGCGAGCTGTCCCCAGGCCCGTTCCTTCCGTCGGTCGCGGCCGCGGTGGTGATCGACCGCTGCGCATCCGAAAGCGTTCGCGCGCAAGTGCTTCCGGGACTGGCCGACGGCACCAGCGTCGGTGCGCTGGCACTGTCGGGCAACGTCACGATCGGCTCGGACCTGGTGCTCACCGGCGAGAGCCCCGCGGTGCTCGCAGCGCCGGACGCCGATGTGCTGGTGATCGCCGCCGGTGCGGATGTCGCCATCGTCGACGCGAAAGCCGACGGGGTGACCGTGACGGCGCTGGAGTCGCTCGACCCCACCCGCAGCGTCGGATCGGTCGCGCTGCGCGGGGTCGCAGTCGCCCAGGACCGGGTCATTCGCGGCGCCGCGCGCAAGGCACGCACGGTGTTCCGGATCCTGGCGTCGGCCGAGGCGGTGGGCGTCAGTTGGGCGGCGCTCGACATGGCCGTCGAATACGCCAAGGTGCGCGAGCAGTTCGGCAGGACCATCGGCACCTTCCAGGCCGTCAAGCATCACGCCGCGAACATGTTGGTCAACGCCGAGGAGACCACCGCGGCGACATGGGACGCCGCGCGCGCCGACGACCTCGACAGCGCCTGGTTCCCCGCAGCGGTGGCGGCTGCGCACGCGATTCGCACTCAGATCTTCAACGCGCAGTACAACATTCAGCTGCACGGCGGGATCGCATACACCTGGGAGCACGACGCGCATCTGTACCTGCGGCGAGCCAGGACGCTGGCCGCACTGATGGAGGAGGCCGGCGATCCGCTGCTCGACGTGGTCGAGGGCCAGCGCAGCGGTCAGGCCCATGGCGCGTCGTTCACGCTGCCGCCCGAGGCCGACACCTACCGCAGCCAGGCCAGGGACGCGGTCGGGAGATTGCAGTCGCTCCCCGAGGACAAGCGCCGCGATTTCCTCGTCGACTCCGGTTACCTGGTGCCGCATTGGCCGAAACCGTGGGGCCGCGCCGCCGATGTGCTCGAGCAGTTGGTGATCGAGGAGGAGTTCGCGGACATCGACCGACCGGACATGGGCATCACCGGGTGGGTGGCGCTGACGATCGCGCAGGCGGGCACCGACGATCAGCGTGAACGCTGGGTCGAGCCCGTGCTGCGGGGCAAGGTGATGTGGTGCCAGCTGTTCTCCGAACCCGGCGCGGGCTCCGACGCCGCCGCGGTCCGCACGGCCGCCAAGAAGGTCGACGGCGGCTGGCGGGTCACCGGACAGAAGGTGTGGACGAGCCTGGCGCAGTACTGCCAGTGGGGTCTGGCGACGGTGCGCACCGATCCCGACGCGCCCAAGCACGCCGGCGTGACGATGATGGCGATCGACATGAAAGCCCCTGGCGTGACTGTCAATCCGCTACGCGGCATCACCGGTGACTCACACTTCAACGAGGTGTTCTTCGACGACGTGTTCGTACCGGACGATGACGTCGTCGGTGATGTGAACAAGGGTTGGCTGGTGGCGCGCGCGACCCTGGGCAACGAACGCGTCTCCATCGGCGGCGGTTCCGGCGGCGCGTCCGGGTTCACGGCGGAGGACCTCATCAAGCTGCTCGACGCCTCCCCCGCCGCGGCCAACTACGTGCGTCGGGCGGGCGAGTGCATCGCGGAGACGCACACCTTGCGGCTGCTGAATCTGCGCCGGGCCAGTCGGGCCATCGCGGGCGCGGAGCCGGGACCGGAGGGCAACGTCACCAAGCTGCTGGTCGCCGAGGCCGGACAGCGGATCACCGAACTCGGCATGGAGTTGTCGGGGTCTGCGGCGGTCACCGGCCAGGCGCCGAAGCTGCTGCGCAGCTATCTCGGCAATCGGGCGATGACCATCGCGGGCGGCACGTCGGAGATCACGCGCAACACGATCGCCGAGCGGATCCTCGGCTTGCCGCGCGACCCGCTGCTCAAGTAG